AAAGATGATGGACAACGACGCACAACTGGCCCGCCGGGTGCACAGTGAATGGTTCCGGTCCAGCAACCCAACCTGGAGTGATCCACCTCAGCTCTACCCCTACTGGACCTTGATGCCACGCGATCCGGGGTCTACCGGGTTTTGTGTCCTGGCAAAGCCGCCGGAGGAAGCAGTGATGTGGGCAACGGAGAGTCATGCGTGCCGCCCTACCACTTGGCGCGATGAGATTAACAGTGACAGGGCACAACCCTTTGATCGAGCACGCGTTCCGATCCGCCACGTCTCTGGGATCACTATCTGATGGCGGGAGATGAACGTTCATCAAGATTCGCCTATTGATGGATCAGGGTTGCTCCTGCAACTTGGTTCCCAACCGTTCCCAGAGAAAGGCGGTAAGCCGATCGAAGGTCAACTGACCAAGCACACTCAATCGTCCCTTGTGACCGAGTTCTCGTGCCTCGTCAGGGTGTTGGATCACCCACCGCATCGCGGCAGCCGCAGCGTCGAGATCAGGGTCTGCCCATACCGATGAGGCCGGATATGCCGAGATACCTGGGCCGATCGGTACGAGTTGGTAGTCGATGAGGAGGCTGTTGGTAGGGTTCATAAACTCAAGATTCCCCGAATATCCTGTTGCGATCACGGGTAGGCCACGGACCATCGCCTCGGCGAGCGTAAGACCAAAGCCCTCAGCCCGGTGCAACGACACATACGCGGTCGCCTCGCCCATCAGGCTACTCATCACCTCTTCGGGGAGGTACTCCTCGATCAAATAGATGTCGCTTCGGCCGCCACAGAGAGCGCGTAGGTGTTCGCGATCGGCGCGGCAGTGGTCTCCGTTGATGCTCTTGATCACCAGTAATGGCCCCTCCCCTTCGTCAAAGGCTCGGGTGAAGGCACGAACGAGTCCAAGGGGGTTCTTGCGCTCAAAAATACTCAGGTAGTCAAAGACAAAGAGGAGGTAGGGTCCCTCCGGCAGGGAGAGGCCCACCCGGTCAAGCGGTTGGTGAAGGCCGGGGTCACCAATTGGAACCGGAATCACACTCACAGGTTTGGAGGTCCTGGCAGTAATGGCTCTGCGAGAGAACTCCGATAGTGCCCATATCTCATCGACAAGTGCCAGTGCCTCAGGGTAATCTGGAAAGTCTGCGACCTCCCATGCCCAAATCCCAACCAGATCACAATCGGCGAGTAGACTGCGACCTATTTCGCGTGCCACCACCGGTAGCTGCTCAGCGGTGACGGTAGCGATGGTGACTGCATAGCGATCATCGGATGCCTCCCAGACGAACTCCGCTTGCAGCCGACCAACGGTCTTTTGGCTGTTGTAGAGTGCGTGCGGAATCCCTGCACGCTGGATCCCATCGACGAGCAAACGTGCAACTTCGCCGACCCCAACCCCAACGGAGAAGTACCCGACAAGGTTTACGCCAGGGGCTCGCTTGATAATCGGGGCGAGTAAAGAGGTTTTTGCCGGTAGCAACCCCTGTGCCTCACCCAAATCAGCGTCGTAAGGAGTCGTCCATGCCCACCGGAGAAAATCAACCTCATCACCCCCAACTGGGTTTGCGAAAGTCGCCTGCAGATCAGGACGCTCACTCCATAGGGCATAGAGGAATCGATTCACCAATGTCTCAGGAAAGGCAGGTTCCCGCCACCAAGCGACAAAGGCTGCATCGTCACCCATCCCCGGAGGAGGTGGTGCTTCCTCCCTGGCGGCCCTGGCTCTGACGAGTTCACGATGAAAGAGATAGCGAAGTCGTGGTGTCAACACCGTTCCGTCGGAGAGTCGATCAAAGAGATACGTGGGCGCTGGATCCTCCGCCCTCTGCCGAGATAGCGTCGCCCGGTATCGATCACACAGCTCGCGAAGCTCTGGGGACTCACTCAGGAGCACTCTGGGGTTCGCGCTTGTCTCCGTACTGAGCAGCCATGGGGTCGAGGGACAATAGCCCTTGAAGCGCAGAGTTCGTACCGGTGCACCGTTGGCGGAATAACCGTCACCGATTCGAGTCACCTTGCGCTCATGCAGGTTCCAATGGGCCATGGAATAACCGTCGTCTCGTAGCACGTGAGCGTCCAGGAGATGGGCGATGACATCAAACCATCGACGACCACCAAGGGGTAGCTCCGCTATAGCATTGCCGAAATCAACCATGATCCGCGTTTGCCAGGACTCCAGCGCCGCGAGTCGTTGACGTCCGGTGCCAAGAAGACCCTCCTCAAAGAAGCCATCGGCGAGGATCTGCTCCTCGGCTGATAGAAGACCATCGCGCACGGGCAGAGAGTTAAAGCGAGGCGTCACCACCGCACCATACTGATCTGCCAAGGCAAAAAGATCATCGAGTTGATCACACACATAGGAGTCGGGAGACAGATAGAGCGCAGCCTGGGCATCGCCAGCGAGCAGGAAGGCTAGGGCCCATGGCCGGAGCACGACTCCGAGCTCTTCGATGGCCAAGACGGTGGCGAGCTCAAAGAGCAAGACCTCGTCGATCGGTAACGCATCGATCCCAACGATATGGAGAAGCTGGTGCGATTCACCACCCGCGGGCTCCTCCTGATGGAGGAGGTCAACCCTGACGATGGTCACCTCCAGCTCTGGATTAGTCTCGGCGAGTGACTTCGCTAACGCCATGGCGCCAGGCAATGTGGCACCCGTCGCGACGGTCACCACCTGATGAGGTCTTGTGGGACGGAATGGAATACGATCGATGACGGCCACCTCGCACAACGAGCGATTGCTCACCAAAGCACTCAGCCTATCTCAGCCGACAGAGCATGCATTCAGTCAGGACCCTCAACGCAATGCCCAAGTCCGATACCGCAATAGGCGTTTCATCAGCGCTTTACCGGTCGTAACCGCTTGCCTACCCCAGTGAGTGGCACTGACGCCAACCGAGAGCGTCAACCAAGGAGGAGTGAACGATCCATGGAAGGCTGAGCTCAGTTCTGTTGGGGTCAGAGGTCAGTAGGTTGGAGTTGACCGGCAACCCTAGCTGGACTCGGTGGCGGCCAGGCTCGCAAATGCCTGGAACAACTCCACACCATCGTCACTAGTGGTCAACGTCGGCCAGGCCGGGCGAACCTCGACGGAGGCAAGTCGCTGGATAAGTAACGCCAATGCAAGCGGATCTATCCATGGCCCATCGCCCTTAATTACCTCACTCGGTGGGCTCGCTACCAGGGCGGACGCCTTTCCTCGGAAGCTCTGATAGACAGCGATACCACATGAATACCCCATCAGGGTGGATGCGTTACTATCGGCAAATGGAGGGTGAGCGGGCACCGAATAGGGAGACAGTTCCGGAGAGAGAGGTCGAATCGAAGGAGCAACGATCTCCTCGCTGCCTTCGACATATGACAGCAACAACTCCAAAACGTTGACGCCTTTGCACCGTGCACTGAGCACAAGATACGGAGCCATCGTGCTGTCGAGAACCACCGTATCTGATGTGACAAGCCCCAAAAGATGTGCAAAGTCTCTGGGGTCACCGACACGCGCGACACCGACCAACGACCCGATACGATCCCGCGCGGCCGGTAGCGACGGTGGCACCATCACCGTCGCTGAAATCGATCCGGTTCGCAAGGTGCAGGAGTTGCTTGACCAGGAGATGGACTCGATCAGAGGAAACTCCAGCCTAGTCTCAAGATCGAGCGAGGATGGGGTACGGATCTCCAAGTCCGAAAGCGACCTGCGTCGATCCAGCTGGTGGGTCATCACGAACTTTGCGATCGCATCCTCGTCGGAGAGAGCAAGTTTTAGAAATCTTGCTCTCCAGAGACTGTCTTCGATCGCCACGAACTCGATCACCGTCTTGATCTCTCGATCCCCAAGATGAAAGGAGATCATCTGACGTTGGCCTGGGGCTGGCAACTGCTGAGAGATCGGCTCAATCGCGACCCCGGTAACGGAGAGGTCGAGTACCTGCATCGGGATCCCGACGCTCGGCGGTAGAATGTAGTAGGTGCCCGCAAGTACGGCGCTCACCCGTGGCGCTGACCGGGCATTCATCGGCACAAAGTCTGATTCGATCACCACCTCTGAGCCAACGATCGCTGGCATCATGATACCTGTGGCCTTGAACCGCTCTCCGAAGAAGACCACCATCACGTCACAAGGACCATCTCGCCAGAGTCTTCCTCGAATACCAACCCGTTGACCATCGATCCTGGTCACCACTGTCACGGTGATCTCCTCGTCGAGGCTCAACTCTATCCGCTTACCCGGATAGCAGAGCCGACCGGGCAGATAGGACTCATCGCTCACGAGATGCCTCGGTCGGTCTCAGATAGTGTGCCGAACGATCCCCTCGTGCTGCGCCTCTCGAGCGACCGCCTCAGCTACCGCAATGGCGACACCCTTGTTAAAGACCGAAGGGATGATGTAGTTCGGCGAGAGTTCGCTGTCAGATACCGCCGAGGAGATGGCATCTGCAGCGGCTAGCTTCATCCCTTCAGTGATCGCCATCGCTCGGGCATCGAGCGCACCGCGAAAGATGCCCGGGAAACAGAGAACGTTGTTGATCTGATTCGGGAAGTCCGATCGTCCCGTCGCGATCACCGCGGCGATATCTTGGATCTCCTCGGGCATCACCTCAGGCGTCGGGTTCGCGAGCGCAAAGACGATGGGATGGGTGTTCATCGTCGCGATCTCGTTCGCAGTCACGATCCCTGGTCCAGAGACGCCGAGAAAAACATCGGCACCCACCAACGCAGAGCCGAGATCGCCCATGCGGCGATCCTGGTTCGTGTTCTCCGCCAACCACAGCTTCGCTCCATCAAAGTCCTCACGGCCCGAGAAGATAATTCCTTTGCGATCAGCGACGAGGATCCGACCAACACCGGCATTCGCGAGGATCTTTGCACAGGCAACACCAGCAGCGCCAGCTCCAGCAACCACCACGGTCATGTCTCCAAGTTTGCGATCGACCACCTTGGCTGCGTTGCGCAGCGCCGCCAGGACGACCACCGCCGTGCCGTGTTGATCATCATGAAAGACTGGTATATCGAGCTTGGACTTCAACGCCTCCTCGATCTCAAAGCAGGCTGGAGCAGCAATATCCTCAAGGTTGATGCCCCCAAAGACTGGCTCTATCGCCTCGACGGCGGCGATGACCTCCTCGGGTTTGGAGACGTTCAAACAGATCGGGAACGCATCGATATTTGCGAACTCCTTGAACAACTGGGCCTTGCCCTCCATCACAGGGATCGCGGCATAGGGTCCGATGTTGCCAAGTCCGAGCACGGCTGTCCCGTCACTAACGATGGCGACCGAGTTCGCCTTAATGGTATAGGTATGTACCGAGGCCGGGCGCTCCGCGATCTCCATCGAGACTCGAGCGACGCCGGGGGTATAGGCCATCGAGAGATCATCACGGTCCTTCAGTGGGGACTTACCTCGCACCTCAATCTTGCCACCGAGGTGGAGCCGTAGCGTTCTGTCGAGGACGCTACGGACATGGACCCCTGCCACCTCCTCAGCCTTGCCACGAATCAGCTGGGCATGGTCAGGGTCAGCGGCGAGTACCGTGATATCGCGAACGATACGGTCAGATTCGACATCTATCAGATCGATACCCAGGATGTTGCCGCCCGCCTCACCGATTGCGGTGGTTAAGCGTCCGAGGGAACCAGGGGTGTTGTTGAGCTCGACTCGAATCGTGACCGAGTGCGAGACGTTAGGTTGTGCCATAGTGCAAGGCTAGTGGCCCATACCAGAGGAGTTGACCATTCCATTCGATGGGAACTAATCGACAGATCGGCTCATCTACGGAAACACAAAACGGTCATGAGGTGGGCGATCAGCGCTGGAATTGACTCTAGGGTTGCGCGGCTAGTCTGGATCACAACCCAAACAAACGAAAGGGTGCCGAGTGAGTTCTGATCAGCCCAAGGTCCAAACCGACGAGTCGGCATCCGGAGGTCTCTCTACTGCTGGTTGGGGTGAGGTGATCATCAAGCACATTCCTCGCGGAGCAACGGTCTTGATGCTCGGGTCCGGTATCGACGAACTGGTCAGGGCACTCGTTACCGAACTCGGCTGCACCGTGGACGCCATGCAACCAAGCACCGGTAGATCTAATACAGGTCAACATGATGCAGCTCAATCCGATGTAGCTATGTCCAACGAAGCTAAACCCCACACCACAGAGACGCACGCGGCCCTACAGCTATGCCGTGAGGTCTTTGTAACCGACCTTGAGGAATCCGACATCAACGAAGTCCTCGCTGATCGTCACTACGACATCATCGTGTGTGCAGAGATCCTCGAGCGTCTCCAGGACCCCGAACATCTGCTCTCACAACTCAAAGCCCACCTCGATGCCGAGGGTCAACTCCTCCTCGTCGTCCCCAACGTCGCCCACATCGGTGTGATCAGCGAACTCCTTGGCGGCGATTTTCACTACCGTGGACACGGGATTCTTGATCCAGCTCATCTCCGATTCTTCACCCGGCAGAGTCTCCTACGCACCCT
Above is a genomic segment from Ferrimicrobium sp. containing:
- a CDS encoding NAD-dependent malic enzyme, translated to MAQPNVSHSVTIRVELNNTPGSLGRLTTAIGEAGGNILGIDLIDVESDRIVRDITVLAADPDHAQLIRGKAEEVAGVHVRSVLDRTLRLHLGGKIEVRGKSPLKDRDDLSMAYTPGVARVSMEIAERPASVHTYTIKANSVAIVSDGTAVLGLGNIGPYAAIPVMEGKAQLFKEFANIDAFPICLNVSKPEEVIAAVEAIEPVFGGINLEDIAAPACFEIEEALKSKLDIPVFHDDQHGTAVVVLAALRNAAKVVDRKLGDMTVVVAGAGAAGVACAKILANAGVGRILVADRKGIIFSGREDFDGAKLWLAENTNQDRRMGDLGSALVGADVFLGVSGPGIVTANEIATMNTHPIVFALANPTPEVMPEEIQDIAAVIATGRSDFPNQINNVLCFPGIFRGALDARAMAITEGMKLAAADAISSAVSDSELSPNYIIPSVFNKGVAIAVAEAVAREAQHEGIVRHTI
- a CDS encoding glycosyltransferase, which translates into the protein MGDDAAFVAWWREPAFPETLVNRFLYALWSERPDLQATFANPVGGDEVDFLRWAWTTPYDADLGEAQGLLPAKTSLLAPIIKRAPGVNLVGYFSVGVGVGEVARLLVDGIQRAGIPHALYNSQKTVGRLQAEFVWEASDDRYAVTIATVTAEQLPVVAREIGRSLLADCDLVGIWAWEVADFPDYPEALALVDEIWALSEFSRRAITARTSKPVSVIPVPIGDPGLHQPLDRVGLSLPEGPYLLFVFDYLSIFERKNPLGLVRAFTRAFDEGEGPLLVIKSINGDHCRADREHLRALCGGRSDIYLIEEYLPEEVMSSLMGEATAYVSLHRAEGFGLTLAEAMVRGLPVIATGYSGNLEFMNPTNSLLIDYQLVPIGPGISAYPASSVWADPDLDAAAAAMRWVIQHPDEARELGHKGRLSVLGQLTFDRLTAFLWERLGTKLQEQP